A genomic segment from Nicotiana tabacum cultivar K326 chromosome 7, ASM71507v2, whole genome shotgun sequence encodes:
- the LOC107769667 gene encoding protein BOBBER 1-like: MAILSDYTEGDNQAQQLKPVENTQEKEDENQEKTQKELDTSSCSLAPKEEEDENKKLKPNKFNGLDVENYTWGQTLQDVTINVFVPPGTKSRFLAVDIKNNFIKVGLKNQPPIVEGELLEPVKADECFWSLEDQKQVTILMTKRNQSDWWKSLFKGGPEIDTQKAEPEPSRLSELDLETRSAVEKMMFDQKQKTLGKPTSDEIQNQDMVKKIMEENPEIAKHFANSPANANGKGGMPNVRMMPSGGMLGMC, translated from the exons ATGGCAATTCTTTCAGACTACACAGAAGGAGATAATCAAGCACAACAGTTAAAGCCTGTAGAAAATACACAGGAAAAAGAAgatgaaaatcaagaaaaaactcAGAAAGAATTAGACACTTCTTCTTGTTCTTTAGctccaaaagaagaagaagacgaaaaCAAGAAATTAAAGCCAAATAAATTTAATGGGCTTGATGTGGAGAATTATACATGGGGACAAACTCTTCAAGATGTTACTATTAATGTTTTTGTACCACCTGGTACAAAATCAAGATTCTTAGCTGTGGATATCAAGAACAATTTCATCAAAGTTGGTCTCAAGAATCAACCACCAATCGTTGAAG GTGAACTTCTGGAGCCTGTGAAAGCTGATGAATGTTTTTGGAGTTTAGAAGATCAAAAACAAGTGACAATTCTTATGACAAAAAGAAATCAATCTGATTGGTGGAAGAGTTTATTCAAAGGTGGACCTGAAATTGACACACAAAAAGCTGAGCCTGAGCCAAGTAGGCTATCAGAATTAGATTTGGAGACAAGATCAGCAGTGGAAAAAATGATGTTTGATCAAAAACAAAAGACATTGGGTAAACCAACTAGTGATGAGATTCAAAATCAAGATATGGTTAAGAAAATTATGGAAGAAAATCCTGAGATTGCTAAGCATTTTGCTAATTCACCTGCTAATGCCAATGGTAAAGGAGGGATGCCTAATGTTAGGATGATGCCAAGTGGCGGCATGCTCGGGATGTGTTAA
- the LOC107769664 gene encoding uncharacterized protein LOC107769664 — protein MMPQPRRKKWTEAEERTLIDKYGEMLCDGSLAKMKTREKKYRPIALHVNSVHHVRDPITYPWQWTWKDVSTKVQNMRHQYTLVKQKIKKPNSGEDESGVGEEFDWMEGLTHWSNFLRYKEVFGDVNTLVFSCSDSMAVVGDGIENRVGFDGTGNGIGIDQFGHLGHAGDGDFAGGINGVDHGVTGMEFDYDGEEGEGNFNGNIRRNSHMKEDVDDGFVYEDIEATGSDTRKKKKMLKGVEKRAWGFLATQLAHLKEMEARFEQRDAERERERQRREHLRTELEQERERKWEEREREREEREKTMEKLQRQRIQEWEIMEKESEERERRRREEQLIFEREREERMNKRRLDWKKRIDETLGQHRADMSQIQTRILHEQQNLTSQLLGIFSQWTGHPTGISDHTGANHYLSQMIQNLHHVNGMVHGDARVEGDAQEDQFIVDG, from the coding sequence ATGATGCCACAACCAAGAAGAAAAAAGTGGACTGAGGCAGAAGAAAGAACTTTAATTGATAAGTATGGTGAGATGTTATGTGATGGGAGTTTAGCTAAGATGAAAACCAGGGAAAAGAAGTATAGACCTATTGCTTTACATGTAAATTCTGTGCACCATGTTCGTGATCCGATCACGTATCCATGGCAATGGACTTGGAAGGATGTGTCAACTAAAGTGCAGAATATGAGGCACCAGTATACATTAGTGAAGCAGAAGATTAAGAAGCCAAACTCTGGGGAGGATGAGTCGGGTGTTGGGGAGGAGTTTGATTGGATGGAGGGGTTAACTCATTGGTCGAACTTCTTGAGGTATAAGGAAGTGTTTGGGGATGTGAATACGCTTGTTTTCAGTTGTAGTGACTCCATGGCGGTTGTAGGAGACGGGATTGAAAATCGTGTGGGATTTGATGGGACTGGTAATGGTATCGGGATTGATCAATTCGGGCATCTAGGTCATGCTGGCGACGGTGATTTTGCCGGAGGTATTAATGGGGTGGATCATGGTGTTACCGGTATGGAGTTTGATTATGATGGGGAAGAAGGAGAGGGGAATTTCAATGGTAATATTAGGAGGAATAGTCATATGAAGGAAGATGTGGACGATGGATTTGTTTACGAAGATATCGAGGCAACTGGATCCGATacgagaaagaagaagaagatgttgaAAGGGGTAGAGAAGAGGGCATGGGGTTTTCTTGCAACGCAGTTGGCACACTTAAAGGAAATGGAAGCTCGGTTCGAGCAACGTGATGCTGAGAGAGAGCGGGAGAGGCAGAGGAGAGAACATCTTAGAACGGAACTTGAACAAGAACGTGAGAGAAAATGGgaggaaagagaaagagagagggaaGAAAGGGAGAAAACGATGGAGAAGTTGCAGAGACAGAGAATTCAAGAATGGGAAATAATGGAGAAGGAAAGTGaggagagagagaggaggagaagagaggaacaacttatatttgaaagagaacgTGAAGAAAGAATGAACAAGAGGAGATTAGACTGGAAGAAGAGGATTGACGAGACGTTAGGTCAGCATCGCGCTGATATGAGCCAGATCCAGACTCGAATACTTCACGAACAACAAAATCTTACTAGTCAGCTGCTCGGAATTTTTTCTCAGTGGACTGGTCATCCAACCGGGATTTCTGATCACACAGGAGCTAACCATTATCTTTCACAAATGATACAAAACTTGCACCATGTGAATGGTATGGTTCATGGCGATGCAAGAGTTGAAGGAGATGCTCAAGAAGATCAATTTATTGTAGATGGATGA
- the LOC107769665 gene encoding putative magnesium transporter NIPA2, whose product MEGISDNVHGVILAISSSIFIGSSFVIKKQGLKKAGANGKRAGSGGHSYLLEPCWWAGMSSMIIGEGANFAAYAYAPAILVTPLGALSMIVSAVLAHFILKERLHIFGMVGCLLCLVGSVTIVLHAPLEKSIQSVKDVWFLATEPGFLAYAFTVMILVLILIVRFVPRYGQSHLVVYIGICSLAGSLTVMGVKAIGMAMKLTFGGQNQFKYFETWFFIVVVLIFCLLQLNYLNKALDTFNTAVVSPIYYVMFTTLTIVASMIMFKDYVHQNATQIITELCGFVTILCGTFLLHKTKDMGSNPSKPIPVLLPKTDTDCKPTNETTKVPAEA is encoded by the exons atggaagGAATATCTGATAATGTGCATGGAGTTATATTAGCTATATCATCCAGTATTTTTATTGGGTCTAGCTTTGTTATTAAGAAGCAAGGTCTAAAGAAGGCTGGTGCAAATGGAAAACGAGCAG GTTCAGGAGGCCACTCCTACTTGTTGGAACCTTGTTGGTGGGCTGGAATGTCATCTA TGATTATTGGAGAGGGAGCTAACTTTGCTGCTTACGCATACGCCCCGGCAATACTTGTGACACCCCTAGGAGCTTTAAGTATGATTGTAAG TGCAGTGTTAGCCCATTTTATTTTGAAGGAGAGGTTGCATATCTTTGGTATGGTTGGTTGTCTCCTCTGTTTGGTTGGCTCTGTCACTATTGTCTTACACGCACCGCTAGAGAAGAGTATTCAATCTGTTAAGGATGTCTGGTTCCTAGCAACAGAGCCAG GGTTCCTCGCCTACGCTTTCACAGTTATGATTCTAGTACTTATCCTTATTGTGCGGTTTGTGCCTCGTTATGGGCAGTCACATTTGGTTGTCTACATTGGAATTTGTTCTCTAGCGGGTTCTCTCACG GTTATGGGTGTCAAAGCAATTGGAATGGCTATGAAGCTCACATTTGGAGGACAAAATCAATTCAAGTATTTTGAGACATGGTTTTTCATAGTGGTTGTTCTCATCTTTTGCCTTCTGCAGCTGAACTATTTGAACAAG GCACTTGACACATTCAATACTGCAGTGGTTTCCCCTATATACTACGTCATGTTTACAACACTGACCATTGTTGCAAGTATGATAATGTTTAAG GACTATGTTCATCAAAATGCAACACAGATAATTACAGAGTTATGTGGTTTTGTAACTATCCTATGTGGTACTTTTCTTCTTCATAAAACCAAAGACATGGGAAGCAATCCATCCAAACCAATACCTGTTCTCCTTCCAAAAACGGACACAGATTGTAAGCCAACAAATGAAACCACAAAAGTTCCAGCTGAGGCTTGA
- the LOC142161976 gene encoding uncharacterized protein LOC142161976 — protein sequence MVEIRNEAPYSEEINMVSEREIATISQGTDSVSTYFTKLKELWAEYDALIPSPGCDCPKSRDYIEHLQQQRLLQFLISLNESYKHAHIQILMKTIEPIFNQAYAMSIEDESQRSQPFPPLTGKIDPMAMHVGRGQSYKEKKPYMQCKYCNMNGHLKENCYRLIGYLADFKAKKKFFVNNTIGNNVVDKKSHAVKGKVVGESAKGGYFFAEEQYNQIFGMLNGNKDVVVPQVNLAGIAASFMVDLGTTEWIVDSGASHHITASLNTLRDVSELNFEEEVHLPNRAKSNIIHIGIVEFLESMRAKDVLYVSNFRYNLLSISKLTKSFSCVALFFPDFCIFQDFFTGKVRGIGKEQGSLYIVRQRNNQNNVKNLLKNAVVQGKIIDSGLWDRRLGHASIKTMKHMSFIQDKVLDVATNKDCSICPLAKQSKLMFPTCHTFSEKPLELIHMDPLRGGDLLTVRCSSSAVEDVHSIDADAAGDAVEELAEILDIIPATDNARDEVPDASSTDTNLRRSGRTTKAPLWLEDYVTTGIHKDIAYPLSNYISYHKLTTQGRKLIANISAIIEPQTFQKASKDKRWIKAIKLEIKALEDNNTSEIVALPKGKNAIGSKWVYKVKYKADGEIEMFKARLVAKGYGQKEGLDYHETFSQVTKIVSIGMSMHWQPQGIRTFFKWMYIMHFYKETCLMRFIWSFLKTLGDRGRQSDSLIQQTKRVLNQKFKVKDLGELKFFLGIEVLRSHKGILLNQRKYALQLISDLGLGDEPLEDVTAYPRLIGRLVYLTITSPHISFAVQTLSQFM from the exons ATGGTTGAGATAAGAAATGAAGCTCCATACAGCGAGGAaatcaacatggtatcagagcg GGAGATTGCCACAATTTCGCAGGGGACTGACTCAGTATCAACCTATTTCACCAAACTGAAGGAACTTTGGGCAGAATATGATGCTCTTATTCCTTCTCCTGGCTGTGACTGTCCTAAGTCGAGGGACTACATTGAGCATTTGCAGCAACAGAGATTGCTTCAATTTCTCATTAGTTTAAATGAGTCATATAAGCATGCTCACATACAAATACTTATGAAGACAATAGAACCCATCTTCAATCAAGCATATGCTATGAGTATAGAGGATGAGAGTCAAAGGTCACAACCTTTTCCACCTTTGACAGGGAAGATTGATCCCATGGCTATGCATGTAGGCCGTGGACAATCGTATAAAGAAAAGAAGCCTTATATGCAATGTAAGTATTGTAATATGAATGGGCATTTGAAGGAGAATTGTTATAGGTTGATTGGTTACCTGGCTGACTTTAAGGCAAAGAAGAAGTTTTTTGTTAATAATACAATTGGGAACAATGTGGTAGACAAGAAGTCTCATGCAGTGAAAGGTAAGGTTGTTGGTGAATCTGCAAAAGGTGGATATTTCTTTGCAGAAGAGCAGTACAATCAGATCTTTGGCATGCTGAATGGGAACAAGGATGTTGTTGTACCTCAAGTCAATTTGGCAGGTATTGCCGCATCTTTTATGGTAGACTTAGGCACTACTGAGTGGATTGTAGATTCTGGTGCCTCTCACCATATTACTGCCTCACTTAACACATTAAGAGATGTTAGTgaattgaattttgaagaagaagTTCATTTACCTAATAGAGCTAAATCAAATATAATACACATAGGAATTGTTGAATTCCTTGAAAGTATGAGGGCTAAAGATGTGCTATATGTTTCAAATTTCAGATATAATCTATTGTCTATATCCAAACTGACCAAAAGTTTCTCTTGTGTTGCCCTATTTTTTCCTGATTTCTGCATTTTTCAGGACTTCTTCACTGGCAAGGTGAGGGGGATTGGTAAAGAGCAAGGAAGTCTATACATTGTGAGGCAaaggaacaatcaaaacaatgtGAAAAATCTACTGAAGAATGCAGTAGTACAAGGAAAAATAATAGACAGTGGTCTTTGGGATCGAAGGCTGGGGCATGCTTCAATCAAGACTATGAAGCACATGTCATTCATACAGGATAAAGTTTTAGATGTAGCTACTAATAAAGATTGTTCTATTTGCCCACTAGCTAAGCAAAGCAAGTTAATGTTTCCTACTTGTCATACTTTTAGTGAAAAGCCTTTAGAACTGATTCACATGGAT CCCCTGAGAGGGGGAGATCTCTTGACAGTTAG ATGCAGCAGCAGTGCAGTAGAAGATGTGCACAGCATAGATGCAGATGCAGCAGGAGATGCA GTTGAAGAACTAGCTGAAATACTTGACATTATACCAGCAACTGATAATGCTAGAGATGAAGTTCCTGATGCCAGCTCAACAGACACCAACCTAAGGAGGTCTGGTAGGACTACTAAAGCACCACTATGGCTTGAAGACTATGTTACAACAGGAATACATAAGGACATTGCATATCCATTATCAAACTACATTTCTTATCACAAGTTGACTACACAAGGCAGGAAGTTAATAGCAAATATCTCAGCAATCATAGAACCACAAACATTTCAGAAAGCTTCAAAGGATAAGAGGTGGATAAAAGCTATTAAGCTGGAGATTAAAGCTCTAGAAGACAATAACACATCAGAGATAGTTGCTCTTCCCAAAGGCAAGAATGCAATTGGATCAAAATGGGTATACAAGGTAAAATACAAAGCTGATGGTGAAATTGAGATGTTCAAAGCAAGACTAGTTGCAAAAGGCTATGGCCAAAAGGAGGGATTGGACTATCATGAAACATTCTCACAAGTCACTAAAATAGTGTCAATAGGTATGTCAATGCATTGGCAGCCTCAAGGAATTAGAACATTTTTCAAATGGATGTATATAATGCATTTCTACAAGGAGACTTGTttgatgaggtttatatggagcttCCTCAAGACTTTAGGAGACAGGGGGAGACAAAG TGATAGTCTAATTCAACAGACCAAGAGAGTATTGAATCAGAAGTTTAAGGTGAAAGATCTTGGAGAATTGAAGTTTTTTTTGGGGATAGAAGTGCTGAGATCACACAAAGGAATCCTGTTGAACCAAAGGAAATATGCATTGCAACTGATATCAGACTTAGGACTAGGGGATGAGCCATTAGAAGATGTGACAGCCTACCCGAGACTAATAGGGAGATTAGTGTACTTAACAATCACAAGTCCACACATCAGTTTTGCAGTACAAACACTGAGTCAATTCATGTAA